The Salinisphaera sp. T31B1 genome contains the following window.
TACGGCGTGGCCCAGCATCTCGATATGCGAAAGCTCTTCGGTGGCCGTGGACATCAGCAGGTCGCGGATGCGGTCGTCGCCGCGCGCGCCCATGGCCTGGAAGAAGTACTGCATGGCCACGCGGATCTCGCCTTCGACACCGCCGATCGCCTGCTGGAGCAGCATGGCGAACTGCGGGTCGGGCGTGTCGACTTTGACCGGGTACTGGAGTTTGGAAGAATGACGAAACATCGATTATTCCTAGTTCAGGGGTTGGGTGTTTGTGCTACCGAACGGGCTGGCAGAACGAACCTGTATCAGGCGCGTTCTTTCATCCATTCCTTGTGACGGGCTTCGTCGGCCACACCGGCACGTAGCTTCTCGGCGAGCTGACCGTCGACGTCGTTACGCTCAGCCGCGCTGCGATAAGCCGATTCGGTTTCCACCTCGTTGGTCGCCATGGCGGTGAGAATCGCCGAATCCCCGATTAACGACGCGACCTTGACCTTGCCTTGGGTTAATAAGCTCTTGGGGCCACTGTCGGCAGGTACTTCGCCGCCCAAACCGGTGATATGGGGTGTGAGATCCGCGATATGACGTTCGTGATCCTTACGAAACTTCCGCAAGGCATCCTGCGCTTTCGTGTCTTCGAGTCGCTCAATCGCCGCGTCATAGGCGTCGATCGCGTCGTAGTCGAGTTTGACAAGGTTCTGGAGCAGATCCGTGAGATCGCTTTCATGTCCGACCGTGGTAACCATATTTATACCGTTGTGGCGAAATAGTGCCGCTTAACATGCGCGCACTGCCTGGGTAACGAAATACGGATTCTTACGGTCAGTAGACCGCCCCACCAAGCGTCTTCTTTGTAGGTGGCGCCTGCCAGCGCACCCTGAGTCGAGGTCCGCTATTGGCCCAGGCTGTGTAAAAACGCGTGAGCTGGTGTTCTCTAACCATCAGTCGCCTATGTCGGACGCTCGGGCGACCGTGGGTTAGCGCAATCAGAGCGTAGCGACCGAAGCTCATCACGCTAGACGCGTGTCAGGCGGCCTCAAGATCGGTGTTCAAGAGCACGAGCGCGCTCACGTCGCTATCGCCCGCATCAACGGCCCGATCCCGACGATTCGCATGACGCGTTTCAGGTTGTAGGCCAACACGTGCAAGCTCATTTCCGTTCGTACATGCTTGAGCGTACGCATCAGAAAGTGCGTCGATCCCATCCAGAACTTGAGCGTGCCGAAGGGATGTTCAACGGTCTGCCGCCGTATCCGCATCAAGTTCGGGTCCCGATCCAGGCGTTGCTGCATGGTCTCGAGCACCGATTCGTGCTCCCATCGCTTGACGCGGCGTTGTGCTGACGACGTACATTCGGCCTTGAGCGCACAGCCTTTGCATGCCG
Protein-coding sequences here:
- a CDS encoding DUF2383 domain-containing protein → MVTTVGHESDLTDLLQNLVKLDYDAIDAYDAAIERLEDTKAQDALRKFRKDHERHIADLTPHITGLGGEVPADSGPKSLLTQGKVKVASLIGDSAILTAMATNEVETESAYRSAAERNDVDGQLAEKLRAGVADEARHKEWMKERA